Proteins encoded within one genomic window of Haematobia irritans isolate KBUSLIRL chromosome 5, ASM5000362v1, whole genome shotgun sequence:
- the LOC142240250 gene encoding uncharacterized protein LOC142240250, translating to MEQLSKEIAGIKSDINKIFRQQEEMAKLIAENNILLRRNINFYESAQTLFPIDSDEALKKLDADLRTDRQAGIVSVMRKILLGNLMNIDRIIAKSIIMEHNYDGTKEKKSLKSYSNIINGLYEAVKCDGLTYEAFVEKLRTAIRRIKNTSHKQNSRKLKENNI from the exons atggaacaGCTTTCGAAGGAAATTGCAGGAATAAAatccgatataaataaaatttttcgacagCAAGAAGAGATGGCAAAATTAAttgcagaaaataatattttgctgagACGAAACATCAATTTTTACGAATCAGCACAAACTTTATTTCCCATTGACTCTGACGAGGCGCTTAAAAAGTTGGATGCTGACCTACGTACCGATAGGCAAGCTGGAATA gtttctgtgatgagaaaaattttattgggtaACTTAATGAATATTGATCGTATCATAGCCAAGAGCATAATAATGGAACATAATTATGATGGGACAAAGGAGAAGAAAAGCCTTAAATCGTATTCAAATATTATAAACGGATTATATG AAGCGGTTAAATGTGATGGTCTTACATACGAAGCTTTCGTCGAAAAGTTGCGAACAGCTATAAGAAGAATAAAAAATACCAGCCACAAACAAAATTCCCGCaaactaaaagaaaataatatttaa